Proteins encoded by one window of Bradyrhizobium sp. B097:
- a CDS encoding outer membrane beta-barrel protein, whose amino-acid sequence MKKISLLAAAAVTSVSLTGIAKAADLPQRPTYKAAPIAAPMMYNWSGFYLGANGGYGWSNQCIDVTAINGIGGIFAEGCNSKGGGIIGGQLGYRWQAGQLVYGLEAQGDWANIRNTRISAQDPTRTYKSTLAGLGLFTAQLGYAVNEALFYVKGGGAVGSQDFAIINNVTGTGLAFANRTRWGGVVGVGFEYGFSPNWTAGIEYDYLWRVNESNTFLTPSLGPIASITTNTKTDANLLALRLNYKFGY is encoded by the coding sequence ATGAAAAAAATCAGTTTACTCGCCGCAGCGGCGGTGACGTCCGTTTCACTGACGGGTATTGCAAAGGCCGCTGACCTTCCTCAGAGACCAACCTACAAGGCAGCGCCGATCGCAGCGCCGATGATGTACAACTGGTCCGGCTTCTATCTCGGCGCGAACGGCGGATATGGCTGGAGCAACCAGTGCATCGATGTCACCGCCATCAACGGAATTGGCGGCATTTTCGCGGAAGGCTGCAACAGCAAGGGCGGCGGCATCATCGGTGGTCAACTTGGCTATCGCTGGCAGGCTGGACAATTGGTGTACGGTCTGGAAGCGCAGGGCGACTGGGCCAACATCCGCAATACGCGCATCAGTGCGCAGGATCCGACCCGCACCTACAAGTCGACCCTCGCCGGCTTGGGCCTTTTCACGGCTCAACTTGGCTACGCGGTCAACGAGGCGTTGTTCTACGTCAAGGGCGGCGGCGCGGTTGGTAGCCAGGACTTTGCCATCATCAACAACGTGACCGGCACGGGCCTTGCTTTTGCGAACCGGACCCGCTGGGGTGGGGTCGTGGGCGTCGGCTTCGAGTACGGCTTCTCTCCGAACTGGACGGCCGGCATCGAGTACGACTATCTGTGGCGGGTGAACGAGAGCAACACCTTCCTGACGCCGTCATTGGGCCCCATCGCGTCGATCACCACCAACACCAAGACGGATGCGAATCTGCTCGCGCTCCGCCTCAACTACAAGTTCGGTTACTAA
- a CDS encoding biotin/lipoyl-binding protein codes for MVIILCLYVAGMWAVFSRFKLMGWGWLSGTISILIGALILATFLALFNNLTPSGKVTVAGRVVEVTPNVTGQVVAIPVKPNVLVSSGDILFQIDPAPFQYKVAQLQASLAAARQQTEILKSNYEQATANVVGLTSQVAFNAKRLADIQKLVADDANTQFQGQDRQNQYETSLAQLNAAKAAQQSAKLALDSEIGGVNTAVAQIQAQLENANWELSQTTIRAPADGYVTSVALTVGDRALQARSTMSFIVENEITIVGMFSQNGFQTVKAGAPVDIVFDNAPGRIYHAKITEIPKGVGQGQIATSGTLARTNAIGGASVFPAAISIPDEMSRDSLRLGMSGSATAFAANAGVIGLLASILVWVSSYTAYL; via the coding sequence GTGGTCATCATCCTGTGCCTTTATGTTGCTGGGATGTGGGCCGTGTTTTCCAGGTTCAAGCTCATGGGCTGGGGTTGGCTATCGGGAACGATTTCGATACTGATCGGCGCGCTTATTCTCGCGACATTCCTCGCGCTGTTCAACAATCTGACACCGTCGGGCAAGGTGACGGTCGCTGGCCGGGTGGTCGAGGTGACGCCGAATGTGACAGGTCAGGTGGTAGCAATTCCGGTAAAGCCGAACGTGCTGGTGAGTTCAGGTGACATCCTGTTTCAAATCGATCCTGCACCATTTCAATACAAGGTAGCGCAATTGCAGGCGTCGCTTGCGGCCGCAAGACAGCAAACCGAGATACTGAAATCCAACTACGAGCAAGCCACCGCCAACGTTGTTGGTTTGACCTCGCAGGTCGCGTTCAACGCAAAACGTCTCGCGGACATACAGAAGCTCGTCGCTGATGATGCCAACACACAATTCCAGGGACAGGATCGCCAGAATCAATACGAGACATCACTGGCGCAGCTCAATGCGGCCAAGGCCGCTCAGCAGAGCGCCAAGCTCGCCCTGGATTCGGAAATCGGTGGGGTGAACACCGCCGTTGCCCAGATTCAGGCCCAGCTGGAGAATGCCAATTGGGAGTTGTCGCAGACGACCATTCGCGCGCCGGCCGACGGCTATGTCACATCTGTTGCACTCACTGTCGGCGATCGTGCCCTCCAGGCACGCTCAACGATGTCGTTTATCGTTGAGAATGAAATTACGATTGTCGGAATGTTCTCACAAAACGGCTTCCAGACGGTCAAGGCCGGCGCGCCCGTCGATATCGTGTTCGACAACGCCCCCGGACGGATCTATCACGCGAAGATCACGGAAATTCCAAAGGGGGTAGGCCAGGGACAGATTGCCACATCCGGCACCCTGGCGCGGACCAATGCGATCGGTGGGGCGTCGGTCTTTCCGGCAGCGATCTCCATTCCGGACGAAATGAGCCGCGATTCGCTCCGGCTCGGGATGTCCGGCAGCGCAACCGCCTTTGCTGCGAATGCGGGCGTTATCGGGCTGCTCGCCTCCATTCTGGTCTGGGTCAGCTCCTACACAGCCTACCTCTAG
- a CDS encoding DUF992 domain-containing protein, with translation MLTCNLAPSIGLIVAESQRMSCRYAPNGPYPPENYNGVLNTVGLELGITAGGAMAWGVFAPTQGTPIGALAGEYVGASGDITVGVGVGANVLFGGSNRTIALQPLSVEGQAGLNVSLGVSGLTLAFAP, from the coding sequence ATGCTGACCTGTAACCTCGCGCCCAGCATCGGCCTGATTGTCGCCGAGAGCCAACGGATGAGTTGCCGGTATGCACCCAACGGGCCTTATCCGCCCGAGAACTATAATGGTGTGCTGAACACGGTCGGGCTCGAACTCGGCATCACTGCAGGGGGAGCTATGGCGTGGGGGGTGTTTGCTCCAACTCAGGGGACGCCGATCGGAGCGTTGGCCGGCGAGTACGTGGGCGCCAGCGGCGACATCACAGTCGGGGTCGGTGTCGGCGCCAACGTCCTGTTCGGCGGCTCAAACCGGACGATTGCGCTGCAACCTTTGTCGGTCGAGGGGCAGGCGGGTTTGAACGTGTCCCTGGGAGTGTCGGGCCTGACACTCGCCTTCGCGCCCTGA
- a CDS encoding helix-turn-helix domain-containing protein, which produces MNDFGQYTDAIRGATVTFLKSAPSSHRWGVKYLPLNRTILQFGADGGPGISHGVTAPNLTTVMIQSSNFDDRVVLDGVPCHVSDLVIMPPDCQFTFVRFGHVEWIAWSLPGDGEVARKILPVATSRESPNTAKHRVRLPIPIASGLIEASRRALRSVSDSASADRPMMARETERALMDELAYVWDNRLSETLLPTKYTVSSERIVLEALEFVRKKPESIVHIKDIVKATKVEYRTLLRAFERYLGFSPKHYLKLRQLNLVYHEIRRGNGASARLADILAAHGVTEFGRFAGHYRSLFGELPSETYRRFRAVKSGNSL; this is translated from the coding sequence TTGAACGATTTCGGGCAATACACCGACGCCATTCGGGGTGCGACGGTGACATTTCTGAAATCCGCCCCATCGTCCCACCGTTGGGGGGTGAAGTATCTCCCCTTGAATCGCACGATCCTTCAGTTCGGAGCCGACGGCGGCCCGGGGATCTCTCATGGCGTCACCGCCCCGAACTTGACGACGGTGATGATCCAGTCGTCCAATTTCGATGATCGCGTCGTGCTCGATGGCGTGCCATGCCATGTGTCGGACCTGGTCATTATGCCCCCGGACTGTCAATTTACCTTTGTTCGGTTCGGTCACGTCGAGTGGATAGCATGGTCGCTGCCGGGGGATGGGGAGGTCGCGAGGAAGATCCTTCCCGTCGCCACAAGTCGGGAATCGCCGAACACCGCCAAGCATCGCGTCCGGTTGCCAATACCGATCGCATCGGGACTGATCGAAGCATCGAGGCGGGCCCTGCGTTCCGTCTCCGATTCCGCTTCCGCCGATCGGCCCATGATGGCCCGGGAGACGGAGCGCGCCTTGATGGATGAACTGGCTTACGTCTGGGACAATCGCCTGAGCGAGACCCTCCTGCCCACCAAGTACACCGTCTCGTCCGAGCGAATCGTTCTGGAGGCACTCGAATTCGTGCGGAAGAAGCCGGAAAGCATCGTCCATATCAAGGATATCGTGAAAGCCACCAAGGTGGAGTACCGAACCTTGCTGCGCGCTTTCGAGCGCTATCTCGGCTTCTCGCCAAAGCACTATCTGAAGCTGCGACAGCTAAACCTGGTTTACCATGAGATCCGTCGCGGGAATGGTGCATCCGCCAGGCTCGCCGATATCCTGGCGGCCCACGGCGTCACCGAGTTCGGCAGGTTTGCCGGCCACTACCGGTCGCTGTTCGGCGAGTTGCCATCCGAGACATATCGCCGGTTTCGCGCAGTGAAGTCTGGCAATTCGCTGTGA
- a CDS encoding DUF2721 domain-containing protein, translating to MQTTPILHSRSVGWTVSQVVQPSALTVMPTESRSMFPDTPSVTQLSHVIAQAAAPAFLLGALAAFIAVLISRLNRIVDRTVILNGIPDDDTARCRLKADLPRLMRRAAMMNRAIFWAVIASIAVTLLVIVAFVTAFFQIHHERGVAIFFMISLGAFTISLIDFAREVRIALSEYDHYG from the coding sequence ATGCAGACGACGCCGATTTTGCATAGCCGATCCGTCGGATGGACGGTAAGTCAGGTGGTCCAACCAAGCGCGCTGACCGTGATGCCAACCGAAAGCCGCTCAATGTTCCCAGATACGCCCTCTGTAACTCAGCTATCTCATGTCATTGCACAAGCGGCTGCACCCGCTTTCCTCCTGGGCGCGCTGGCCGCTTTCATCGCCGTCCTGATCTCCCGTCTAAACAGGATCGTCGACCGGACGGTGATCCTGAACGGGATTCCCGATGACGATACGGCCCGATGCCGGCTGAAGGCCGATCTGCCGCGTCTGATGCGGCGTGCGGCGATGATGAACCGGGCGATCTTCTGGGCAGTGATCGCAAGTATCGCGGTGACGCTTCTCGTGATCGTCGCCTTTGTAACGGCGTTCTTTCAGATACACCACGAGCGCGGAGTCGCCATCTTCTTCATGATCTCGCTCGGCGCGTTCACCATCTCGCTGATAGATTTTGCCCGTGAAGTCCGGATTGCGCTGAGCGAATACGATCACTACGGCTGA
- a CDS encoding ABC transporter ATP-binding protein, with the protein MPHSKSAATTTVSVGEVSKANLAKSGQLTRLVLDLLRPYRGWLIIVFIAMLVEIAMSLAAPWPLKLVLDDALGHHKLPDWLAWAHDYGFGRHTLGVALFAGVATLFIAIFGAIATYIDNYYTTSVGQWVANDLRIRIYEHLHRLSLRYYDNVKTGALMSTITSDVATIQGFASSSTLDIVVDLITIIFMVGLMFWLDWDFTLIAVGFTPFLVVFLFHFKKAVKDVTRTVRARQSEIVAVVQEGLGSVRAVKAFGRQDLEVAHLEAASHATVEAALKARQVKSLLSPMVNIVVAVCTGIVLWKGTSLIVAGTMTAGALTVYLAYLSKFFKPVKDLASMTSAIAQTTVALERIQTILSADDVIQEHADATDPGRLKGAITFDHVAFGYGDDAPVLRDVSFSIEPGQVVGIVGPTGSGKSTVLSLVPRFYNPTGGRVLIDGSDVSTYKLASLRSQVGFVLQETVLFRGTIRENIAYGRPGATNDEVIAAAKIANADEFISRMPHGYDSPVGERGDTLSGGQRQRIGIARAVIRNSPIMILDEPTAALDTESERLVIEGLERLMKGRTVIMIAHRLSTIVGADKIVVLKDGVVAEEGSNDELIARGGVYAELHRVQYEPAGTP; encoded by the coding sequence ATGCCGCATTCGAAATCCGCTGCAACGACCACCGTTTCGGTCGGCGAAGTCTCTAAAGCAAACCTTGCGAAGAGCGGGCAGTTGACTCGCCTGGTTCTTGACCTCCTCAGGCCGTACCGTGGCTGGCTAATCATTGTGTTCATCGCGATGCTGGTCGAAATCGCCATGAGCTTGGCAGCACCGTGGCCACTCAAGCTGGTGCTCGACGACGCCCTCGGACACCACAAGCTCCCGGACTGGCTCGCCTGGGCACACGACTACGGCTTTGGACGCCATACGCTCGGCGTCGCCCTGTTCGCAGGGGTCGCAACCCTGTTCATCGCCATCTTCGGAGCAATCGCCACTTACATCGACAATTACTACACGACGAGCGTTGGGCAATGGGTGGCAAACGACCTTCGTATTCGCATATACGAACATCTCCATCGCCTTTCGCTGCGTTACTATGACAACGTCAAGACCGGCGCGCTGATGTCCACGATCACCAGCGACGTTGCAACGATTCAAGGTTTTGCATCGTCATCGACGCTCGACATCGTCGTTGACCTGATCACGATCATTTTCATGGTCGGGCTGATGTTCTGGCTCGACTGGGATTTCACCCTGATTGCCGTCGGTTTCACGCCCTTCCTGGTGGTGTTCCTCTTCCACTTCAAGAAGGCGGTGAAGGACGTCACACGAACCGTGCGTGCGCGCCAGAGCGAGATCGTTGCCGTTGTCCAGGAGGGGCTGGGTTCGGTTCGGGCCGTCAAGGCGTTCGGACGGCAGGATCTCGAGGTTGCCCATCTGGAGGCCGCGAGCCATGCCACCGTTGAAGCTGCACTGAAGGCGCGACAGGTGAAATCCCTGCTGTCGCCGATGGTCAATATCGTGGTGGCGGTCTGTACGGGGATCGTGCTGTGGAAGGGCACTTCCCTGATCGTCGCAGGGACGATGACGGCAGGCGCCTTGACCGTCTATTTGGCCTATCTGTCAAAGTTCTTCAAACCCGTCAAAGACCTCGCGAGCATGACAAGCGCCATCGCGCAAACGACGGTGGCCCTGGAACGCATCCAAACCATTTTGTCCGCCGATGACGTCATCCAAGAGCATGCGGATGCCACAGATCCTGGTCGCCTCAAGGGCGCCATAACGTTCGATCATGTCGCATTCGGCTACGGTGACGATGCTCCAGTGTTGCGCGACGTTTCGTTCAGCATCGAACCCGGACAGGTCGTGGGAATTGTTGGCCCAACGGGTTCTGGCAAATCGACAGTGTTGAGCCTGGTTCCCCGCTTCTACAATCCCACCGGCGGACGAGTGCTGATCGACGGCTCCGACGTCTCAACGTACAAGCTGGCGTCACTGCGTTCTCAGGTTGGTTTCGTCTTGCAGGAAACGGTGCTGTTTCGTGGAACCATTCGCGAGAACATCGCCTATGGACGTCCCGGGGCCACGAATGACGAGGTCATCGCTGCCGCAAAAATTGCCAACGCGGACGAGTTCATTAGTCGGATGCCGCACGGCTACGACTCCCCTGTCGGCGAGCGTGGTGACACGCTTTCGGGCGGCCAACGGCAGCGCATCGGCATCGCGCGTGCGGTCATTCGCAACAGTCCAATCATGATCCTTGACGAGCCCACCGCGGCGCTCGATACGGAGTCCGAACGTCTGGTCATTGAAGGCCTGGAGCGTCTAATGAAGGGGCGCACGGTCATCATGATCGCGCATCGCCTCAGCACCATCGTCGGCGCCGACAAGATCGTCGTCCTGAAGGACGGCGTCGTCGCCGAAGAAGGCTCAAATGACGAATTGATTGCACGCGGGGGCGTCTACGCCGAACTGCACCGCGTCCAATATGAACCGGCCGGCACCCCGTAG
- a CDS encoding phospholipase D-like domain-containing protein: MSHRLIVLPDDTAKSILDPINAAQHSLNIRMFLFTDPTLLRAVIAAQHRGVNVRVMLNPARRDGESDNEEARKLLLKAGVKVRNSSEKFALTHQKSMVVDDASGFVESLNWETRDLTETRDYAVVTTSKREVAEMIACFNADWSRKPFKPNPKSRLIWCPNDGRERIAAFIDGAKKSLWIQNERYQDTVIIERLVQALNRGVRVRIMARPAHKLKRNKLVEAVGGLRIMHDVGAKIHKLKDLKLHGKMLLADEKRAIVGSINLTPGSFDARRELAVETDAKHVVKRLVKTSRQDWKNSKKLDLSDEGILADFEKHGTKGAETLAISKKPKKRTS; the protein is encoded by the coding sequence ATGTCGCACAGGTTAATCGTTCTCCCGGATGACACCGCCAAATCGATCCTTGATCCGATCAATGCGGCTCAACATTCGCTCAACATTCGAATGTTTCTGTTCACCGATCCGACACTGTTGCGTGCCGTGATTGCGGCACAACACCGCGGCGTCAACGTGCGTGTGATGCTGAACCCGGCGCGACGCGACGGGGAAAGCGACAACGAAGAGGCACGCAAGCTATTGCTCAAAGCGGGTGTCAAGGTTCGGAACAGCAGCGAGAAGTTTGCACTAACCCATCAAAAGTCGATGGTCGTTGATGATGCGTCTGGATTTGTGGAGTCTCTCAACTGGGAGACGCGGGACCTTACGGAAACCCGCGACTACGCCGTCGTAACGACCAGCAAGCGCGAAGTTGCGGAGATGATAGCGTGCTTCAACGCCGATTGGTCACGAAAGCCGTTCAAGCCCAACCCCAAGTCGCGGCTCATCTGGTGTCCCAACGACGGCCGCGAACGTATTGCGGCTTTCATCGACGGGGCCAAGAAAAGCCTCTGGATTCAAAACGAGCGTTACCAGGACACGGTAATTATCGAAAGGCTGGTTCAAGCCTTAAATCGTGGCGTTCGCGTCCGAATCATGGCGCGGCCCGCGCACAAGCTGAAGCGGAACAAGCTTGTCGAAGCGGTCGGCGGTCTCCGCATCATGCACGACGTCGGTGCAAAGATTCATAAACTCAAAGACCTCAAGCTGCACGGCAAGATGCTGCTCGCGGACGAGAAGCGCGCGATTGTAGGATCGATCAACCTCACGCCGGGAAGTTTCGATGCAAGACGAGAACTGGCCGTCGAGACAGACGCCAAGCATGTCGTGAAGCGGCTCGTCAAGACATCGCGCCAGGATTGGAAAAATTCCAAAAAGCTCGATTTGTCCGACGAAGGAATTTTGGCCGATTTCGAAAAACACGGAACCAAGGGAGCGGAGACGCTTGCCATAAGCAAGAAGCCAAAGAAGCGTACGTCGTGA
- a CDS encoding HdeA/HdeB family chaperone, whose amino-acid sequence MRSKLLLSAALLAAGMASAKAQVPLSSYVDANGFIDVQTLTCAQLAGTYQEDADALTAWYSGWYNGLAKKHFLDLRKGKLVEHEVIVYCKANPDRRIIDAIAVVFKAERELMGIQMK is encoded by the coding sequence ATGCGTTCGAAACTGCTGCTTTCCGCCGCTCTGCTTGCCGCCGGCATGGCTTCAGCCAAGGCCCAAGTGCCGCTGTCGTCCTATGTCGATGCGAACGGATTCATCGACGTCCAGACGTTGACCTGCGCGCAACTCGCAGGGACTTACCAGGAGGACGCCGATGCGCTGACAGCCTGGTACAGCGGATGGTACAATGGCCTTGCCAAGAAGCACTTCCTTGACCTGCGCAAGGGCAAGCTCGTCGAGCACGAAGTCATTGTCTACTGCAAGGCCAATCCGGACAGGCGCATCATCGATGCTATCGCTGTCGTGTTCAAAGCGGAACGGGAGCTGATGGGCATCCAGATGAAGTAG
- a CDS encoding DUF1254 domain-containing protein: MFTKRDLLRSAAMTALTVAMAKSTPAMAQNKADWPRLLEAKDIAEEGFIYGLPLVMNYAVMQEYAVDRNSGQFKAPFNEIYNMHHVATPADTAIITPNSDTPYSILWLDLRAEPMVISVPTVEKDRYYSVQLIDGNTYNFGYIGTRATGTEPGDYLVVGPDWKGETPTGIKKVFRSTTPFTFAAFRTQLFNPGDMPNVEKVQAGYKAQPLSAFLKQPAPPAAPKIDFLPATTAGIKDNFFQYLDAALQFVPETPRDKAIRAKLARIGIGPGKTFAFRDLSLEHKAEILVGMKQGDDKVDKWLASGNKNINGWNVGSFFGDEAFFNGDWAMRAGAAKGGLYGNDAVEAMYPYTRKDAAGELLDGSKHKYTITFAPGQLPPVNAFWSVTMYDGKSQLLVKNPINRYLINSPMLSAMKKDADGSLTLYIQKDSPGADKEANWLPAPDDKIYLVMRLYWPKPAPPSILPPGQGTWQPPGVKQVS; encoded by the coding sequence ATGTTTACGAAACGCGATCTGCTTCGCTCTGCTGCAATGACCGCGCTCACCGTCGCGATGGCGAAGTCCACCCCGGCAATGGCGCAGAACAAGGCCGATTGGCCCAGGCTGTTAGAGGCCAAGGACATCGCTGAGGAAGGCTTCATCTACGGCTTGCCGCTCGTGATGAATTATGCGGTCATGCAAGAATATGCCGTGGACAGGAACTCGGGGCAGTTCAAGGCACCGTTCAACGAAATCTACAACATGCACCACGTCGCCACCCCGGCGGACACGGCAATCATCACGCCGAACAGCGACACCCCTTACTCGATACTCTGGCTGGATTTGCGCGCCGAACCAATGGTCATCTCGGTGCCGACGGTCGAAAAGGACCGCTACTACTCGGTCCAGTTGATCGACGGCAACACCTACAATTTCGGCTACATCGGCACGCGCGCCACGGGGACCGAGCCGGGCGACTATCTGGTGGTCGGCCCCGACTGGAAAGGCGAAACGCCGACCGGAATCAAGAAGGTTTTCCGATCGACGACGCCGTTCACATTCGCGGCTTTCCGCACCCAGCTCTTCAATCCCGGCGACATGCCGAACGTCGAGAAAGTTCAGGCCGGCTACAAGGCCCAACCGCTTTCCGCCTTCCTCAAACAGCCCGCCCCGCCCGCCGCGCCGAAGATCGATTTCCTTCCTGCCACCACGGCCGGGATCAAGGATAACTTCTTCCAATATCTCGACGCAGCCCTGCAATTCGTCCCCGAGACGCCGAGGGACAAGGCGATCCGTGCGAAACTTGCGAGAATTGGCATCGGTCCCGGCAAGACCTTCGCGTTCAGGGATCTATCGCTCGAACACAAGGCCGAAATCCTGGTGGGCATGAAGCAGGGTGACGACAAGGTCGACAAATGGCTGGCCAGCGGAAACAAAAACATCAATGGCTGGAACGTTGGTTCGTTCTTCGGCGACGAGGCCTTCTTCAACGGCGATTGGGCGATGCGGGCAGGCGCCGCCAAGGGCGGTCTCTATGGCAACGATGCCGTAGAAGCGATGTACCCCTATACCCGGAAGGACGCGGCCGGTGAGTTGCTCGACGGCAGCAAGCACAAGTACACCATCACCTTTGCGCCTGGCCAGTTACCGCCGGTGAATGCGTTTTGGTCGGTGACGATGTACGACGGCAAGAGCCAGCTCCTGGTCAAGAACCCGATCAATCGTTACCTCATCAACTCTCCGATGTTGTCGGCGATGAAAAAGGACGCGGACGGCTCGCTGACGCTGTACATTCAAAAAGATAGCCCCGGTGCGGACAAGGAAGCAAATTGGCTTCCGGCGCCGGATGACAAAATCTATCTCGTGATGCGCCTGTATTGGCCGAAGCCTGCGCCACCTTCGATCTTGCCGCCGGGCCAGGGGACCTGGCAGCCGCCCGGCGTGAAACAGGTTTCATAG